One segment of Macrotis lagotis isolate mMagLag1 chromosome 1, bilby.v1.9.chrom.fasta, whole genome shotgun sequence DNA contains the following:
- the SUPT7L gene encoding STAGA complex 65 subunit gamma, whose translation MLRYWGEIPISSSQANRSSFDLLPRELRLVEVQDPLLHQPSANKPRPTTMLDIPSEPCSLTTHTIQLIQHNRHLRSLIATAQTQLQQQAEGIKTEESEPLPSCPASPPLPDDLLSLDNKIGKMPFQIRHSDPESDFYRGKGEPVTELSWNSCRQLLYQSVATILAHAGFECANESVLETLTDVAHEYCLKFTKLLRFAVDREAQLGQTPFPDVIEQVFHEVGIGSILSLQKFWQHRIKDYHSYMLQVSKQLSEEYEKIVNPEKATEDTKPVKVKEELVSDITFPVSEELEGDLASGDQSLPVGVLGAQNERFSSNLEVEASPQASGTEVNASPLWNLAPVKIESQESEEGTVSGHGVLGSDVFEEPMSGISEAGIPQSPNGSESSYGSHSPDSLMGSSPVFNQRCKKRMRKI comes from the exons ATGCTAAGATACTGGGGAGAGATTCCAATATCATCCAGCCAAGCTAACAGAAGCTCCTTTGATCTGCTCCCACGGGAGTTGCGCCTGGTAGAAGTCCAAGATCCACTCCTGCACCAACCCTCTGCCAATAAGCCGAGGCCAACCACTATGCTGGACATCCCATCTGAGCCTTGCAGCCTCACTACCCACACCATCCAACTTATCCAGCACAATCGGCACCTACGAAGCCTCATTGCTACAGCCCAGACCCAGCTGCAACAGCAAGCAGAGGGCATCAAAACTGAAGAGAGTGAGCCACTTCCATCCTGTCCAGCTTCACCCCCCCTCCCTGATGACCTACTTTCTTTGGATAACAAGATTGGTAAAATGCCATTCCAGATCAGGCATAGTGACCCAGAGAGTGACTTTTACCG AGGTAAAGGAGAACCTGTGACTGAACTGAGTTGGAATTCCTGTCGTCAGCTACTTTACCAGTCAGTAGCCACAATCCTGGCTCATGCAGGCTTTGAATGTGCTAATGAAAGTGTCCTGGAGACTCTAACAGATGTGGCCCATGAGTATTGCCTTAAATTCACCAAATTGCTACGCTTTGCTGTGGACCGGGAGGCCCAGTTGGGACAGACTCCCTTTCCTGATGttatagaacaagtgttccatgagGTGGGCATTGGCAGTATATTGTCCCTGCAGAAGTTCTGGCAGCATCGCATCAAGGACTATCACAGTTATATGTTACAG GTTAGCAAGCAGCTCTCTGAGGAGTATGAGAAGATTGTAAATCCTGAGAAGGCCACAGAAGATACCAAACCAGTGAAGGTCAAAGAAGAGCTTGTCAGTGATATTACCTTCCCTGTCAGTGAAGAGTTGGAAGGAGACTTGGCATCTGGTGACCAGTCTCTGCCTGTAGGAGTACTTGGAGCTCAAAATGAACGGTTCTCATCCAACCTGGAGGTTGAAGCTTCCCCACAAGCTTCAG GTACTGAGGTAAATGCTTCTCCTCTTTGGAATTTGGCCCCAGTAAAAATAGAGTCACAGGAGAGTGAAGAAGGGACTGTCTCGGGTCATGGTGTGCTGGGCAGTGATGTCTTTGAAGAACCCATGTCAGGCATCAGTGAGGCTGGGATTCCCCAGAGTCCAAATGGCTCAGAGAGCAGCTATGGATCCCACTCCCCTGACAGCCTCATGGGATCCTCCCCGGTCTTCAACCAGCGTTGCAAAAAGAGGATGAGGAAAATATAA